A window of the Lentisphaera araneosa HTCC2155 genome harbors these coding sequences:
- a CDS encoding sigma-70 family RNA polymerase sigma factor, translating into MKPEEIIANFSKEHRRLWAMAYSICHDYHLCDDILQEVSITLIKKADDFDSERAFLPWAIGITRIQALRASQKKKLDKLDLSEDSLDIIEKQICENYQDEVLESRLQSLKSCLGKISGENYQILKMKYIKGESARQIAQSIGRSETATHSLLQRLRLSLQKCIISKAINS; encoded by the coding sequence ATGAAGCCAGAAGAAATCATCGCAAATTTTAGTAAGGAACACCGTAGGCTATGGGCTATGGCTTATTCCATTTGCCATGATTATCACTTGTGTGATGACATCCTGCAAGAAGTCTCTATCACACTCATTAAGAAGGCTGATGACTTTGATTCGGAGAGAGCTTTTCTTCCTTGGGCAATTGGTATTACCCGTATTCAGGCTTTGCGGGCTTCGCAAAAAAAGAAGCTGGACAAGCTCGACCTCTCCGAGGATAGTCTGGATATCATCGAAAAGCAAATCTGCGAAAATTACCAAGACGAAGTTCTCGAATCTCGGCTGCAATCACTCAAATCCTGCCTGGGGAAAATCAGCGGTGAAAATTATCAAATTTTAAAAATGAAGTATATCAAGGGTGAATCGGCTCGCCAAATTGCCCAATCAATTGGCCGTAGTGAAACCGCCACCCACTCACTCTTGCAGCGCCTGCGTTTGAGCCTGCAAAAATGCATCATTTCAAAGGCGATCAACTCATGA
- a CDS encoding DUF6880 family protein, with translation MNKKKQLVKLGAEKLADLLLDVMDHSDYANDLISRTIATPKRNLLRFQQKLNDLLDGLCFIYWKQSFDFADELRLILQDLKATQISPEQGLEEIAHFYRSDASVMNNADDSSGCIGDVYNSDAQEMFLAYTQACTNKRRVAEYILDLSTNDEYGLRDTVIECANSLPVEQQQWMVKELEDMAVIKQDDYKKRRYLYLVMTLAKQIGDADLYSRTYEAAHGEIGSAAKIDLAKIYFEKNDLDEALKTLETIPNDDFFVQHDKQNLLIEIYQAQGEPGKVEMILRSQFRACRTVHSLESLLNCNPELDKEVILKEESELMLESESFYEHEALFLIHCELIDKAEAYVLRHHDKLNGNAYGALLELVESFEKAEKYLVSSLVYRSLLMSILDRGYTKAYRHGAKYLKKIVKFETEISDWSPYEHHEEFYKKMSETHKRKRSFWAQYND, from the coding sequence ATGAATAAGAAAAAACAATTAGTGAAGTTGGGAGCGGAAAAGCTGGCGGATTTATTGCTCGATGTCATGGATCATTCTGATTACGCGAATGACTTGATCAGTCGTACTATCGCTACCCCAAAAAGAAATTTGTTGCGATTTCAGCAAAAATTAAATGATCTTCTAGATGGCCTATGCTTTATTTATTGGAAGCAAAGTTTTGACTTTGCAGATGAATTAAGGCTGATTTTACAGGACTTGAAAGCAACCCAGATCAGTCCTGAGCAAGGCCTGGAAGAAATTGCTCATTTTTATCGAAGCGATGCTTCAGTAATGAATAATGCGGATGATTCCAGTGGCTGTATTGGCGATGTCTATAATTCGGATGCTCAAGAGATGTTTTTAGCATACACTCAGGCCTGCACTAATAAGCGGCGTGTAGCAGAATACATTTTGGATTTAAGTACGAATGATGAATACGGTTTAAGAGATACAGTGATTGAGTGTGCCAATAGTTTACCCGTAGAACAACAGCAATGGATGGTCAAAGAACTTGAAGATATGGCTGTCATTAAACAAGATGATTACAAAAAGCGAAGGTACTTATACCTGGTCATGACTTTGGCAAAGCAAATAGGGGATGCAGATCTTTACAGTAGAACTTATGAGGCCGCCCACGGCGAAATAGGTTCCGCAGCCAAAATTGATTTAGCAAAGATTTATTTTGAGAAAAATGATCTGGACGAGGCATTAAAAACCTTAGAAACGATTCCGAATGATGATTTTTTCGTACAGCATGATAAACAAAATTTACTTATCGAGATTTATCAAGCGCAGGGTGAGCCAGGAAAAGTTGAAATGATTCTCCGTAGTCAATTTCGTGCCTGTCGAACAGTACATAGTTTGGAGTCACTTTTAAACTGCAATCCCGAATTAGATAAGGAAGTCATTCTTAAGGAGGAGTCTGAGCTGATGTTGGAATCTGAGTCCTTTTATGAGCACGAGGCCTTATTTTTAATCCATTGTGAATTAATTGATAAGGCTGAGGCATATGTACTTAGACATCATGATAAACTAAATGGAAATGCCTACGGTGCTTTATTAGAGCTAGTTGAATCCTTTGAAAAGGCTGAGAAGTATTTGGTGTCGAGCTTAGTTTACCGGTCTTTATTAATGTCAATCCTTGACCGGGGCTATACAAAAGCCTATAGACATGGTGCCAAATATTTGAAAAAAATAGTAAAGTTTGAGACTGAGATTAGTGATTGGTCACCCTATGAGCATCATGAAGAATTTTATAAAAAAATGTCTGAAACACATAAACGCAAAAGAAGTTTTTGGGCACAGTATAATGATTAA
- a CDS encoding DUF6398 domain-containing protein: MNKDNERAEVIKELIGSFALEYFNEEILSLCWQLTNMLHEEDLMDLNRGKKEVWAGSIIYVIARVNYLFDKSKDHFIESKDLANYFNVSSATLGNKASKIMEENDISWHGGEFAGFEIQQSFPMVLETEEGFLIPVYPDRENEEIPIYPEDKGAKLYFSNHSPKGELSLQKIRNEELRAEAERKQLKKDEAKRAKQDERERKQEEREREQKLQQEEFDRMNPSLFDF, translated from the coding sequence ATGAATAAGGATAATGAAAGAGCCGAAGTTATTAAAGAGCTCATTGGGAGTTTTGCTTTGGAGTACTTTAATGAGGAAATCCTTAGTCTCTGCTGGCAGTTAACAAATATGCTCCACGAGGAGGATCTCATGGACCTCAATCGTGGTAAGAAAGAAGTTTGGGCGGGGAGTATTATTTATGTGATAGCTCGAGTGAACTACCTCTTTGATAAGAGTAAGGATCATTTTATCGAGAGCAAAGATCTGGCCAATTATTTTAATGTTAGTTCGGCAACTCTGGGCAATAAAGCAAGTAAAATTATGGAAGAAAATGATATCTCCTGGCATGGTGGAGAATTTGCAGGTTTTGAAATTCAGCAAAGTTTCCCAATGGTCCTTGAAACAGAAGAGGGCTTTCTTATTCCAGTCTATCCCGATAGAGAAAATGAAGAAATACCCATTTACCCGGAAGACAAAGGAGCGAAACTTTACTTCTCCAATCATTCGCCAAAGGGAGAACTTAGCCTACAGAAAATTCGCAATGAAGAACTGAGAGCTGAGGCCGAAAGAAAACAATTAAAAAAAGATGAAGCCAAACGCGCAAAGCAGGATGAGCGAGAAAGAAAGCAAGAAGAACGCGAAAGGGAACAAAAATTACAGCAAGAAGAATTCGATAGAATGAATCCCAGTCTTTTCGATTTTTAA
- a CDS encoding carbohydrate kinase family protein: protein MKTLCIGEILWDVFPDKKVWGGAPANFIFHTVQMGAEAAAYSAVGDDELGREITRAIKDCGINLKAPTTDHPTGVVDITLNKDGSANYQFNADCAWDHIALSSELINLSSNADLIAFGSLAQRSEQSRQTIYEALRHRKSCCKVLFDINLRQNFYSEEVILKSLNECDFLKLNEEELPIICDLLNIEEAELSDSFNLELIILTLGEEGSTIISQNETSIMSASPCELVDTVGAGDSFTACFIINYLQGMPIKDAQKQASDMAAYVCSHSGATVELPAKLKLTP, encoded by the coding sequence ATGAAAACATTGTGTATTGGCGAAATTTTGTGGGATGTATTTCCTGATAAAAAGGTCTGGGGTGGTGCACCTGCAAATTTCATTTTTCATACGGTGCAAATGGGCGCGGAAGCCGCTGCGTATTCCGCAGTTGGTGACGATGAATTGGGCAGGGAAATCACCCGAGCCATAAAAGACTGTGGCATCAATCTAAAGGCTCCTACTACAGATCATCCTACCGGCGTGGTAGATATCACTTTAAATAAAGATGGGAGTGCCAATTATCAATTCAATGCCGATTGTGCCTGGGATCACATAGCTCTTAGTTCGGAACTGATTAATTTAAGTTCCAATGCCGATCTAATTGCTTTTGGTAGCTTAGCTCAGCGCTCAGAGCAAAGTCGGCAGACAATTTACGAAGCTCTGCGTCACCGTAAGTCTTGTTGCAAGGTTCTTTTTGATATAAACCTCCGCCAAAACTTCTATTCTGAAGAAGTCATTCTAAAGTCTTTAAATGAATGCGACTTTCTCAAGCTCAATGAAGAAGAGCTGCCCATCATTTGCGACTTACTCAATATCGAAGAAGCAGAGCTTTCAGATAGCTTTAATCTGGAACTTATCATACTCACTTTAGGTGAAGAAGGGAGTACAATAATTTCGCAAAATGAAACGAGTATAATGTCGGCCAGCCCATGCGAACTCGTCGATACCGTCGGAGCTGGAGACTCGTTTACAGCTTGTTTCATTATTAATTATTTGCAGGGTATGCCAATTAAAGATGCTCAAAAACAGGCTTCAGATATGGCAGCTTATGTTTGTAGTCATAGTGGAGCCACGGTTGAATTACCAGCTAAGCTTAAACTCACTCCGTAG
- a CDS encoding substrate-binding domain-containing protein, translating into MKKLLNALMLLACLGLFSSCGESDSASSNEPLQKNKKLLGITVMTLANPFFVELAEAAKAEAEKHGYEVIILSGDDAEKQAKQMKDFISQKVDAIIVAPKNTLAIGEPIKAANAAEIPVFTADTGCTDPGAKVVCNVMTDNFGGGKLAAQAMIDVLPNGGKVLILDFKKAQSCLLRVDGFKEVIAEHNEAHPDKKIVIVAELDGAAAEEPSKKATEDQLNATPDLKGVFAINDLSALGAVVALKKANKLQDVKIIGFDGLRIGKEAILRGEIHADPIQFPSEIGKLTVQQILAYKNGDEVKPEILIATKLYYQEDAKNDPSLKTAK; encoded by the coding sequence ATGAAAAAATTATTAAACGCTCTAATGCTCTTAGCCTGCCTCGGCTTATTCAGCAGTTGTGGTGAAAGTGACTCAGCAAGCAGCAATGAGCCTCTACAGAAAAATAAAAAGCTGCTTGGCATCACCGTGATGACTTTAGCAAATCCCTTTTTTGTGGAACTTGCGGAGGCCGCAAAAGCTGAAGCGGAAAAGCATGGTTACGAAGTCATTATTCTCTCTGGTGATGATGCGGAAAAACAAGCTAAGCAAATGAAAGATTTTATTTCTCAAAAAGTCGATGCCATTATTGTGGCACCTAAAAATACATTGGCGATTGGCGAGCCTATCAAAGCGGCCAATGCGGCTGAGATTCCCGTATTTACGGCGGATACGGGTTGCACCGATCCAGGAGCCAAAGTGGTCTGCAATGTGATGACAGATAATTTCGGTGGCGGTAAGCTCGCAGCACAAGCCATGATTGACGTACTTCCCAATGGCGGGAAAGTGCTTATTCTCGATTTCAAAAAAGCTCAATCTTGCCTCTTGCGCGTGGATGGCTTTAAAGAAGTTATTGCCGAGCACAATGAAGCTCATCCAGACAAGAAAATCGTCATTGTAGCGGAACTCGATGGCGCAGCAGCTGAAGAACCCAGTAAAAAAGCAACTGAAGATCAACTCAATGCAACGCCAGATCTTAAAGGCGTTTTTGCCATTAATGATTTATCAGCTCTTGGTGCGGTCGTAGCTCTCAAAAAAGCGAACAAACTTCAAGATGTTAAAATCATTGGTTTTGATGGTCTGCGTATCGGTAAAGAAGCCATCTTACGTGGTGAAATTCATGCCGATCCTATTCAGTTCCCTTCAGAAATTGGCAAACTGACTGTTCAGCAAATTTTGGCCTATAAAAATGGTGATGAAGTGAAGCCTGAGATTCTTATTGCTACTAAGCTCTACTACCAAGAAGATGCTAAAAATGATCCATCACTAAAAACGGCTAAGTAA
- a CDS encoding sugar ABC transporter ATP-binding protein, whose translation MSDKQELLLQMRGIHKRFPGVHAIKGIDMALYKGEVLALMGENGAGKSTLIKMLGGAHQPTEGIIELKGEKIEIENPQVSQDLGIGIIYQEFNLIPHLTVRENIFLGKPKSKKGVISKKEEHQHALELFQKIGIDIDPETLCCKLSTAEQQIVEIVKALSSELSLLVMDEPSATLTPQEVEGLFKIIRDLQKQGIGIIYISHRLDEIFDIANRVTVMRDGEYIGTKEIEEITRQEMIEMMVGRKVENEFPKHYHKIGAPVLEVSEMNSADVKNASFTVHAGEVLGFTGLVGAGRTELMRLIFGADKKRSGTVKLHGKELDIKSPGDAIAKGIGLLTEDRKGQGLVLMHSVRENFGLPNLGLFSKKGVINAFEEKKRFAKHIESMKIKIPHQEQLAKNLSGGNQQKVVLAKWLEQDCEVIIIDEPTRGIDVGAKYEIYMLINQLAEQGKAIIMISSELPEVIGMSDRIVVMRSGHISAVVEDVQNTTQEILLDHAIH comes from the coding sequence ATGTCTGATAAGCAAGAACTTCTTTTACAAATGCGGGGGATTCATAAACGGTTCCCTGGCGTGCATGCCATTAAAGGGATCGACATGGCCCTCTATAAGGGAGAAGTTCTGGCGCTCATGGGGGAAAATGGAGCGGGTAAAAGTACTCTGATCAAAATGCTTGGGGGTGCTCACCAACCTACCGAGGGGATCATAGAACTCAAAGGGGAAAAAATTGAGATTGAAAATCCACAGGTATCCCAAGACTTAGGCATTGGCATAATCTATCAAGAATTTAATCTCATTCCTCATCTGACCGTTCGCGAAAATATTTTCCTTGGTAAACCCAAAAGTAAAAAGGGTGTTATCTCAAAAAAAGAGGAACATCAACACGCTCTGGAACTCTTTCAGAAAATTGGAATAGATATCGACCCGGAGACTTTGTGCTGTAAATTAAGTACTGCTGAACAGCAAATCGTTGAAATCGTTAAGGCTCTTTCCTCTGAATTGAGTTTGCTGGTCATGGATGAACCCAGTGCGACGCTCACACCTCAGGAAGTCGAAGGCTTATTCAAAATTATCCGCGACCTCCAAAAACAGGGGATTGGCATCATTTATATTAGTCACCGACTCGATGAGATTTTTGATATTGCCAACCGAGTCACGGTTATGCGGGATGGCGAGTACATTGGAACGAAGGAGATTGAGGAAATTACCCGTCAGGAAATGATCGAAATGATGGTGGGTCGCAAAGTCGAAAACGAATTTCCAAAACACTATCACAAGATTGGTGCTCCAGTATTAGAAGTCAGTGAAATGAATTCAGCTGATGTTAAAAATGCCTCATTTACGGTTCATGCAGGAGAGGTATTAGGTTTCACTGGCTTAGTTGGTGCCGGGCGAACAGAGCTTATGCGACTTATCTTTGGCGCGGACAAAAAGCGTAGCGGAACAGTGAAACTCCACGGCAAAGAACTCGATATCAAATCTCCTGGAGATGCCATTGCGAAGGGCATTGGCTTACTCACGGAAGACCGCAAAGGTCAAGGTCTCGTCTTGATGCATTCCGTTCGCGAAAATTTTGGCCTGCCCAATCTTGGACTCTTCTCGAAAAAAGGCGTCATCAATGCCTTTGAAGAAAAGAAGCGTTTCGCAAAGCATATCGAAAGCATGAAGATAAAAATTCCCCATCAGGAACAACTCGCCAAAAATCTCTCTGGTGGCAATCAGCAAAAAGTCGTGCTCGCCAAATGGCTTGAGCAGGACTGCGAAGTCATCATCATTGATGAGCCCACACGAGGCATCGACGTGGGGGCTAAATACGAAATCTACATGCTTATTAATCAACTCGCTGAACAAGGCAAAGCCATCATTATGATTAGCTCCGAACTTCCCGAAGTCATTGGCATGTCCGATCGCATTGTTGTTATGCGTAGTGGACATATTTCCGCCGTCGTTGAAGACGTGCAAAACACCACTCAAGAAATTTTACTCGATCACGCAATTCACTAA
- a CDS encoding ABC transporter permease, whose amino-acid sequence MKQKLSSLLSDYGMILVLALLFVIFSLTTFKEQTAEGYGAGLQLAEKTLNSGKTELVLIVGTSSDDQQVKQGVEEALKGKGIDLHIIETAEPSKAKKALKELVSAVPANTLIACSKKTGNWTFYNSVDHFKSSEVLIPKSETVSTFLKASNLKTLPDKTAKTAIIAIGMTMIIITAGIDLSVGSLVALATVVATMTLQNGFGNSSSPVMIGCSFLAGIAAAGFCGFINGTLTTIFKVPSFIVTLAMMLIARGLALNLTGNQTIKVGLPDISWLGQTPNPIILMLLLYGLAYFVMHKTIFGRQIYAIGGNEEAARLSGVPVKRVLISVYTISGIMAGIAGIVMASELNSGSGEFGQTWELNVIAAVVVGGTSLMGGQGKIIGTLIGCAIIEVINNGMNLMAISSNTQQIVLGCVILAAIIIDKIKKK is encoded by the coding sequence ATGAAACAAAAACTCTCATCCCTGCTATCGGACTACGGCATGATCCTGGTTCTGGCCCTCCTCTTTGTCATTTTTTCTTTGACCACATTCAAAGAACAAACCGCAGAAGGCTATGGCGCTGGTCTGCAATTAGCTGAAAAAACGCTTAATTCGGGGAAAACCGAGCTCGTACTTATTGTCGGGACTTCCTCCGATGATCAACAGGTCAAACAAGGTGTGGAAGAAGCCCTGAAAGGCAAAGGCATAGACTTGCATATTATTGAAACTGCTGAGCCATCCAAGGCTAAAAAAGCTTTGAAAGAATTGGTTTCTGCGGTTCCCGCAAATACTTTAATTGCCTGTAGTAAAAAGACGGGGAACTGGACCTTCTACAATAGTGTTGATCACTTTAAATCTAGTGAAGTTCTCATCCCGAAAAGCGAAACGGTCTCGACCTTTCTCAAAGCGAGCAATTTAAAAACTCTTCCCGATAAAACAGCAAAAACTGCCATCATTGCCATCGGTATGACGATGATCATTATTACTGCAGGTATTGATCTTTCCGTCGGCTCATTAGTCGCTTTGGCAACTGTCGTAGCGACCATGACCCTACAAAATGGTTTTGGTAATTCCTCTAGTCCGGTAATGATTGGCTGTTCTTTTCTTGCGGGAATCGCAGCTGCAGGTTTTTGTGGCTTTATCAATGGAACTTTGACCACCATTTTTAAAGTTCCCTCCTTTATAGTGACCCTCGCCATGATGCTTATTGCCCGTGGTTTAGCACTAAACCTTACGGGTAATCAAACCATAAAAGTCGGGCTTCCTGATATCTCTTGGTTGGGTCAGACACCTAATCCGATCATTCTCATGTTGCTACTTTATGGTCTTGCTTACTTCGTCATGCACAAAACAATTTTCGGTCGGCAGATTTACGCCATTGGTGGTAATGAAGAAGCCGCCCGCCTCTCTGGGGTGCCAGTCAAACGCGTCTTAATTTCAGTGTACACTATATCGGGAATCATGGCGGGTATCGCCGGGATCGTCATGGCCTCAGAACTCAATTCCGGCAGTGGTGAATTTGGTCAAACTTGGGAACTTAACGTGATTGCCGCTGTTGTCGTTGGTGGTACTAGTCTTATGGGGGGACAAGGAAAAATTATCGGAACTCTCATTGGTTGCGCCATCATCGAAGTCATTAATAATGGCATGAACCTCATGGCGATTAGTTCCAACACACAGCAAATCGTATTGGGCTGTGTGATCTTAGCCGCAATCATTATTGATAAAATAAAAAAGAAATAA
- the aroE gene encoding shikimate dehydrogenase, which produces MSAIVDCQSTLIANFGMPVWENPTEFMMEAVFKHEGMKYRYISREIPKDKLEVSFEGVKAMGFKGFNCTLPHKQNIIPLLDGLGESAELMGAVNCVVERDGKYIGENTDGKGYTESLKELTSIEGKTLLILGAGGAARAIAIECALEKAAKIIIVNRTGKTAKELAELVNKNTDSVGEAITLEGEVAIPANVDIVINATNIGLYPDTTKVPIDMSTLKSNMIVSDVIPNPPQTPFIQDAAARGCTTIDGLGMLVNQGKIAIKYWSDKDVNADVMREALVDLFS; this is translated from the coding sequence ATGTCAGCAATAGTCGACTGTCAAAGTACTTTAATTGCCAATTTTGGTATGCCCGTTTGGGAGAATCCAACTGAGTTCATGATGGAAGCCGTTTTTAAGCACGAAGGCATGAAGTACCGTTACATCTCAAGAGAAATCCCCAAAGACAAACTCGAAGTTTCTTTTGAGGGCGTCAAAGCCATGGGCTTCAAAGGCTTCAATTGCACCTTGCCTCACAAGCAGAATATCATTCCACTTCTTGATGGACTCGGAGAATCTGCAGAACTCATGGGCGCAGTGAATTGTGTGGTTGAGCGCGATGGTAAATACATTGGTGAAAACACCGATGGCAAAGGCTACACTGAGTCTCTTAAAGAGCTCACTAGTATCGAGGGTAAAACTCTTCTCATTTTAGGTGCCGGTGGTGCTGCTCGTGCCATTGCGATTGAATGTGCCCTAGAAAAGGCCGCTAAAATTATTATTGTCAACCGTACGGGAAAAACCGCTAAAGAGCTAGCCGAGCTCGTCAATAAAAATACGGATTCAGTCGGCGAAGCTATCACCTTAGAGGGTGAAGTTGCGATTCCCGCAAATGTGGACATCGTCATCAATGCGACAAATATTGGTCTCTATCCCGACACGACAAAAGTTCCCATTGATATGAGCACTTTAAAATCAAATATGATTGTTTCTGACGTGATCCCGAACCCTCCCCAAACGCCTTTTATTCAAGACGCCGCCGCTCGTGGTTGCACGACAATTGACGGCCTGGGAATGCTGGTGAATCAAGGAAAGATTGCTATCAAATATTGGTCTGATAAAGATGTCAACGCCGATGTGATGCGTGAAGCACTCGTCGATTTATTTAGCTAA
- a CDS encoding aldose 1-epimerase family protein, with the protein MKNILMGLCALATATSCQMHRAADSQITLSSVEKNIAISDAKLTAADFGLSSDIDWSVSKKTLHGGMQEGVELVTINNGEIEIDIIPTRGMNVMSVRSKDITLGWDSPVKEIVHPRNVNLNYNGGLGWLDSFNEWMVRCGLEYSGHPGDDNGRLMTLHGRIAHIPASELKVEVDKLPPHRISVTGIVNEVWFKGANFTLETTISTLPGSNTFRFDDVVTNNSSQDKEFQVLYHANFAKELLEKGSRMEGTIAEVQPFNDYAAKSLDSYETYDAPASVWADEKVYQITPFADKNGFAHFMLHNQKADKAVSFSFNTDALPYLTQWKNEDSRENGYVTGLEPGNTFPANRAHERKMGRLPKIKAGESINYHLVYSLHSGKSSVEKAQSKIIQLNKGHKVKFIKTPENK; encoded by the coding sequence ATGAAAAATATTTTAATGGGCCTTTGTGCCTTAGCTACAGCTACATCCTGTCAAATGCATAGAGCTGCCGACAGCCAAATCACCTTGAGTTCTGTCGAGAAAAACATCGCGATCAGTGATGCAAAGTTGACTGCAGCTGACTTCGGATTGAGCTCCGATATAGATTGGTCCGTAAGCAAGAAAACACTTCACGGAGGTATGCAAGAAGGTGTTGAACTGGTCACCATCAATAATGGTGAAATTGAAATCGACATCATTCCGACTCGTGGAATGAATGTCATGAGTGTGCGTTCGAAAGATATCACCCTCGGTTGGGATTCTCCCGTCAAAGAAATTGTGCATCCACGCAACGTCAATCTCAATTATAATGGTGGACTCGGTTGGCTCGATTCCTTTAATGAGTGGATGGTGCGTTGCGGACTCGAATATTCGGGTCATCCAGGTGATGATAATGGCCGCCTCATGACTTTGCATGGACGTATTGCCCATATTCCTGCTTCTGAACTCAAAGTAGAAGTCGATAAACTCCCACCTCATCGCATCAGCGTGACGGGGATCGTAAACGAAGTTTGGTTTAAAGGCGCTAATTTCACTCTAGAAACAACTATTTCTACGCTTCCCGGTTCAAACACTTTCCGTTTCGATGACGTAGTAACAAATAATTCTTCTCAAGATAAAGAATTTCAAGTTCTCTATCATGCGAACTTCGCAAAAGAACTACTTGAGAAAGGTTCACGTATGGAAGGCACAATTGCCGAAGTTCAACCCTTTAACGATTACGCCGCTAAGAGCCTTGATAGTTATGAGACTTATGATGCGCCAGCTAGTGTTTGGGCGGATGAGAAAGTTTATCAAATCACTCCTTTTGCAGACAAAAATGGCTTTGCTCACTTCATGCTCCACAATCAAAAGGCGGACAAAGCGGTTTCATTTAGCTTCAATACGGATGCCCTTCCTTATCTGACGCAGTGGAAAAATGAAGACAGTAGAGAAAATGGCTATGTGACGGGTCTTGAGCCAGGAAATACCTTTCCTGCCAATCGCGCACATGAACGTAAAATGGGACGTTTGCCGAAGATCAAAGCTGGTGAAAGTATCAATTATCATTTAGTCTACAGCCTTCATTCAGGTAAAAGTTCGGTTGAAAAAGCTCAATCAAAAATTATTCAGCTCAATAAGGGACACAAGGTTAAATTCATTAAGACACCTGAAAACAAATAA